From Brachionichthys hirsutus isolate HB-005 chromosome 2, CSIRO-AGI_Bhir_v1, whole genome shotgun sequence, one genomic window encodes:
- the mipb gene encoding major intrinsic protein of lens fiber b encodes MWEFRSMNFWRAVFAEFFGTMFFAFFGMGAALRWTTGPHHVLHVALCFGLAAATLIQSIGHISGGHINPAVTFAYLVGSQMSLFRAIFYMAAQCLGAVAGAAVLYGVTPGNMRGNMAMNTLQPGISLGMATTVEVFLTMQLVVCVFAVTDERRNGRLGSAALSIGFSVTIGHLMGMYYTGAGMNPARSFAPAVLFRNFINHWVYWVGPMIGGAMGALLYDFMLFPRMRGLSERLATLKGSRPPESETPQDTREPIELKTQAL; translated from the exons ATGTGGGAGTTCCGTTCCATGAATTTTTGGCGGGCGGTCTTTGCAGAATTCTTCGGGACCATGTTCTTCGCCTTCTTCGGCATGGGCGCCGCCCTGCGCTGGACCACCGGGCCTCACCATGTCCTGCACGTGGCCCTGTGCTTtgggctagcagcagccacccTCATCCAGTCCATCGGCCACATCAGCGGCGGCCACATCAACCCTGCCGTCACCTTTGCCTACCTTGTTGGCTCACAGATGTCTCTTTTTCGCGCCATTTTCTACATGGCCGCCCAGTGCCTGGGAGCGGTAGCGGGGGCCGCTGTGCTGTACGGGGTCACGCCCGGCAACATGAGAGGCAACATGGCGATGAACACG CTGCAGCCCGGCATCAGCCTGGGGATGGCCACCACCGTGGAGGTCTTCCTCACCATGCAGCTCGTGGTTTGCGTCTTCGCCGTGACCgatgagaggagaaacggaCGCCTGGGATCTGCTGCCCTGTCCATCGGCTTCTCCGTCACCATTGGACATCTCATGGGG ATGTACTACACTGGTGCCGGAATGAACCCCGCCAGGTCCTTCGCCCCCGCTGTGCTCTTCAGGAACTTCATCAACCACTGG GTGTACTGGGTCGGGCCTATGATAGGAGGCGCCATGGGCGCCCTCCTGTATGATTTCATGCTGTTCCCACGCATGAGAGGTCTGTCTGAGCGCCTGGCCACACTGAAGGGCAGTCGCCCCCCCGAGAGCGAGACCCCGCAGGACACCCGCGAGCCCATCGAGCTCAAGACACAAGCCCTATAA
- the LOC137907504 gene encoding aquaporin-4, whose product MTWRELRTRQFWRAILAELLGTLVLVSAVLGASLPGAAGEAPGGPLYPAVAVGVVIVTLAHCFGEISGAQVNPAVTLALLATRRMDVPKALVFITAQCTGAFLGAGALFLALPLKSTADHFVNRVPMELNAGQALGIEVLCTFQMVFTVFSVEEQRRRESTEPGNLTIGLAHTAGVLIGARFSGASMNPARSLGPAIITGLWENHWVYWLGPVLGALLGGVSHEFFFAQSASRHKLVACLTCKDIEIVETTSMTGSSLSTATQNAMRAKQANKQENN is encoded by the exons ATGACGTGGCGCGAG CTGCGCACGCGGCAGTTCTGGCGAGCCATTTTGGCAGAGCTGCTCGGCACCCTGGTGTTAGTCAGTGCCGTGCTGGGCGCCTCTCTGCCCGGCGCTGCTGGAGAGGCCCCCGGGGGACCCTTGTACCCAGCTGTAGCAGTGGGCGTGGTGATTGTTACGCTGGCTCACTGCTTTGGAGAAATTAGCGGCGCACAG GTGAACCCGGCCGTGACGCTGGCTCTGTTGGCCACCCGGAGGATGGACGTGCCCAAggccctcgtcttcatcacggCTCAGTGTACGGGAGCCTTTCTAGGAGCCGGGGCCCTCTTCTTGGCCCTTCCGCTCAAATCCACCGCAGACCACTTTGTCAACAGA GTTCCTATGGAGCTGAACGCGGGTCAGGCGCTGGGCATCGAGGTTCTGTGCACCTTCCAGATGGTCTTCACTGTGTTCTCGGTGGAGGAGCAGCGCCGGAGGGAAAGCACGGAACCCGGAAACCTGACCATTGGATTAGCACATACAGCCGGGGTCCTGATAGGG GCCCGGTTCTCCGGTGCATCTATGAATCCTGCCCGTTCTCTGGGTCCAGCCATCATCACAGGCTTGTGGGAGAACCACTGG gtCTATTGGCTGGGACCGGTGCTCGGCGCGCTGCTGGGTGGCGTCTCCCACGAGTTCTTCTTTGCACAGAGCGCGTCCCGCCACAAGCTGGTGGCGTGTCTGACCTGTAAGGATATCGAGATCGTGGAGACGACCAGCATGACCGGGTCGTCACTGTCCACGGCCACGCAGAACGCCATGAGGGCCAAGCAGGCcaacaaacaagaaaacaactgA
- the baz2a gene encoding bromodomain adjacent to zinc finger domain protein 2A, whose amino-acid sequence MESNKHFNYGAHSSANSGLKRSSGDSLYANGSSVSFSQQGKNMNGEMNVNGVAAVLGSGVSGVSGSRPSTAPYQHMSGHHQSSVGYDYLWGGHPQYGPTVGASPGHGTHQKPLPPGGMVQTQPQRHFQSHGQYQLNGGIESSHQSPVAGPPSVPQYWSRSSPGTTQQLSYNSHSLYGTYQGQTHSGITSSQHHQQQSLPPPPPPPPHQPSQQHLQSHRQPSHQHYGMMPNGMPYFQHPSQQPQQTPQHSPSQSQAPMVPPASQGFTPPRGSPMHRGLDRGGAGSPLPVGMPSGTMMSLSATRDSGSPKAHGRERSPHASSAGISSVMQGYPRETVTEGDSSYNGVDRASVAQRLPMSDSYQPKPTVPASDCLARSSSAGVAPPTGPSFSHGSCVSQSASTTSVSKGPSGSCEPCDPAPTSRTYTPPAADSSLSAYPVAPLPPGMVSSPSPAAHGSPPVRPLPTLPLLTTRASRTAPVSDPPALVSVPPAMGTSSGVMQRSDSELYPPKNSTPVSSLKPSSPTPGRRAYSENSKALENKMYGKAEDLETRTSPLGDATEACESEICSPESLSGLPGKPSPTPLPTPVALDQKSNNRQADSGKRRTRSSGLRESEESALARSPVGDSSRLHSTRVEESFDAAPQFDGSSTLDGPSRLDASSIVEKSSLVDYDGSSVGDSTRHESGFHLKRDTSEFNSDSEDVSVAFDSARRGRSSVSCSRDDTLDSTEEGGTSEAQETAGESMLDSFLTSASRTSVESAASNLQSFAPSRSGHEASEGESEPGGHDAPDASGHVMTPPSFKMREENFIAFSTPAEGPAVHPLQPVSDPITPGAEGLRKTPGKPRKPRVPTAIWSPASEAVQRKSRVRIPKVEKTDAERGTRENGAKGRKRKTPLKLAVNEASNVSGEGEAPKGEVDPITATINAVLASASALAASAPKPKKARRSKKQEGNAATTPKREAEPAEHVDENGDDSSTAGESNKRRVATEEQVQFPLQNGWKREIRVKKIESRMKGETWYYTPCGRRMKQFPEIIKYLKKHSDSVVTREHFSFSPRMPVGDFFEERESPEGMKWVLLANEEIPSMIMAITGRRGRPPNPDKEKPRRVRTLKGGPARRPGRPPKPQMIDLLSKVDAKLLKRLEAKEALTEEEKEKLAKIKKKMKRKARVKRREDAKVKKMKAEKKKAKLEQEAKVQEAKPEPADSTAPPATQPAPAAAAEPRKPGRRRSVKVEAAPPVQQTDEERIAQGKRVLGARTKAKALAKAQAEAEAVAQAALAAKRAAERRVLAQRRLEERKRQQLIAEELKKPAEDMCLTDHKLLPALSHVPGVVLSGTAFAHCLAVVEFLHGYGKVIGLDVPKDVPSLATLQDGLLGLGDGERQVQDLLIKLVEAALLDPGLPSYYQSVKILGDKLVELQLTRNTVSEALRIFLESHGYDTEVCNALRTKTFHALPPDAKAAILAFVVEELNGSSVVTNDIDNTLENMATYRKNKWIIEGKLRKLKAALARRTGRSEEELCFEERRRSARVAEEENLSLEESGLSERGGRRARREEPKLVDSESPANASIPELERQIDKLTKRQAFFRKKLLLSSHSMRATLLGQDRYRRRYLALPHLGGVLVEGPEELLTSGDVLLADVPVYFLKKEPKVEAAPMPTTPTPPPTPSSVAPAQSQIVSPEDDPLPGTASLMSRQRGRGRPRKIKPEVELHLRTAKIRRRRRSTARSGGDGGPGSPGAGVRDLAQVAFQSWLSQSQDGMTNGACSTAGDAPEGNRPEESVKEMAEKQGQWFNLLPKLPCDDDSLAEPPRPSSPGSPPHLLPQIPDLPGLAAPHIQPDPLFPGASPADPAIQAPLQDVPPAPPPDAAAPGSTPPAPPQLLPAPVAPAMPALSAPARPGRRRRRGSRGSSPARRGARASAAKRRGRPPNSVFQELEQQYFTQLVVKPIPASMVRGWWWIKDPEELYATLQALHPRGVRERVLHKHLAKHMESLTEMCTKPIDDPMFELKAEKKDVLLAELQKPWQVQEKAMETDIAVLKWVEDLEQRVIAADLHLKALPQSAVTEAEANAETPTAEFQPYTIPDPDSTRDDLQYYEHDTDPYDDWTVRTKKEWSGLPRVATHPVDLATLRLANLERNIERRYLKEPLWNPAEVMRLAPLTPTPGEEHPMDVISLESEITWRLRTWRQALDRCRSAPQVCLCLLQLEKAIAWERSVTKVTCQFCRKGDNDDCLLLCDGCDRGCHMYCLRPKITQVPEGDWFCPTCVAQNESSLPRSCKKRARVKKRRYEDDSSEDEVATRRSGGGGGGGGMATRIKEPPAPSSSHRNSGEGSAAKRRRMTTRNQPDLTFCEIILMEMEAHADAWPFLEPVNPRLVPGYRRVIKSPMDFLTMRDRLLQGGYGSCEDFAADAQLVFNNCELFNEDTSEVGTAGHAMRRFFESRWAEFYSNSDK is encoded by the exons atggAGTCAAATAAGCATTTCAATTACGGCGCCCACTCCTCAGCAAACTCAGGACTGAAACGCTCCTCAGGGGATTCTCTTTACGCAAACGGCTCCTCCGTGAGCTTCTCTCAGCAGGGGAAGA ATATGAACGGCGAGATGAATGTGAACGGCGTCGCCGCCGTCCTCGGCTCTGGCGTGTCTGGCGTGTCTGGCTCCCGCCCTTCCACCGCTCCTTACCAACACATGAGCGGCCACCACCAGAGCAGCGTGGGCTACGACTACCTGTGGGGGGGACACCCCCAGTACGGCCCGACCGTGGGCGCTTCTCCCGGGCACGGGACGCACCAGAAGCCGCTTCCGCCCGGGGGGATGGTGCAGACTCAGCCACAGCGCCACTTCCAGAGTCACGGGCAGTACCAGCTGAACGGGGGCATCGAAAGCTCCCACCAATCCCCCGTCGCGGGGCCGCCGAGCGTGCCTCAGtactggagcaggagcagcccCGGCACGACGCAGCAGTTAAGTTATAATTCCCACAGCTTGTACGGGACGTACCAGGGTCAGACGCATTCTGGGATTACATCGTCACAGCATCACCAGCAGCAGTCCttgcccccgcccccgcccccgcccccgcatCAGCCATCACAGCAGCATCTCCAGTCCCACCGGCAACCATCCCACCAACATTACGGCATGATGCCGAATGGGATGCCCTACTTCCAGCACCCTTCCCAGCAGCCGCAGCAAACGCCTCAGCATTCTCCGAGCCAAAGCCAGGCTCCGATGGTGCCCCCGGCCTCCCAGGGTTTCACCCCTCCCCGTGGCAGCCCGATGCACCGCGGTTTAGACAGGGGGGGTGCCGGCAGCCCGCTCCCTGTGGGGATGCCCTCAGGAACGATGATGTCACTGTCAGCCACGCGGGATAGTGGCTCTCCCAAGGCTCACGGTCGGGAGCGCAGCCCTCATGCTAGCAGCGCGGGGATCTCTTCTGTCATGCAAG GGTATCCGAGGGAAACCGTCACGGAGGGAGACTCGAGTTACAACGGCGTGGACAGAGCCTCTGTTGCTCAGCGGTTACCCATGAGTGACAGTTACCAGCCCAAGCCCACGGTGCCGGCCAGCGATTGTC TGGCGAGATCCTCGTCTGCCGGTGTGGCGCCGCCTACTGGACCATCGTTTTCACACGGTTCTTGTGTATCTCAATCCGCATCTACCACATCTGTGTCGAAAGGTCCTTCGGGTAGCTGTGAACCTTGTGATCCGGCGCCCACAAGCCGGACATAcactcctccagctgcagattCTAGTCTTTCCGCTTACCCTGTAGCACCTTTACCACCCGGCATGGTGAGCTCGCCCTCCCCAGCAGCCCACGGAAGTCCTCCAGTCCGACCTCTACCCACCCTACCTCTTCTAACCACTCGAGCCTCCAGGACTGCACCCGTGTCCGACCCTCCTGCCTTGGTATCTGTGCCTCCTGCAATGGGTACGTCCTCCGGGGTGatgcaaagatcagactctgaaCTGTACCCGCCGAAGAACTCCACTCCTGTTAGTTCCCTAAAGCCGTCGTCCCCCACGCCGGGGCGCCGTGCTTATAGTGAGAATAGCAAAGCATTGGAAAACAAGATGTACGGAAAAGCAGAAGATTTGGAAACGAGGACATCGCCGCTCGGGGACGCGACTGAGGCGTGTGAATCTGAGATTTGCTCACCTGAATCTCTGTCTGGTCTTCCTGGTAAACCCTCGCCGACCCCCTTGCCGACCCCAGTTGCTCTCGatcagaagtccaataacagaCAAGCGGATTCTGGAAAGCGTCGCACCCGAAGCAGTGGCTTGCGTGAGTCGGAGGAATCCGCACTGGCGCGGAGTCCAGTCGGAGATTCTTCACGTCTCCACAGCACGAGGGTCGAAGAAAGTTTTGATGCAGCCCCACAGTTTGACGGCAGTTCCACGTTAGACGGCCCCTCTCGCCTTGACGCGAGCTCTATCGTGGAGAAGTCCTCCCTTGTGGATTACGACGGCTCCTCTGTAGGTGACTCGACTCGCCACGAGAGCGGCTTTCACTTGAAAAGGGACACCTCTGAGTTCAACAGCGATTCGGAGGACGTCTCCGTCGCCTTTGACTCCGCCAGACGTGGCCGGTCCTCTGTCTCGTGCTCCAGAGATGACACGCTGGACTCCACGGAGGAAGGGGGGACATCTGAGGCGCAGGAAACAGCAGGGGAGTCCATGCTGGACTCTTTTCTCACCAGCGCCTCTCGGACTTCGGTTGAGTCGGCGGCGTCCAACTTGCAGTCGTTTGCGCCGTCTCGTTCAGGCCACGAAG CATCTGAGGGCGAGAGCGAGCCCGGAGGACACGACGCACCAGACGCGTCTGGACACGTCATGACCCCCCCGAGCTTCAAGATGAGAGAGGAGAACTTCATTGCCTTCAGCACCCCAGCAGAGGGCCCTGCTGTACACCCTCTCCAGCCAGTTTCCGATCCGATCACACCCGGCGCCGAGGGGCTCCGGAAAACCCCAGGGAAGCCACGAAAACCTCGCGTTCCGACGGCAATATGGAGTCCAG CTTCTGAGGCGGTCCAACGGAAGTCCCGGGTTCGAATCCCTAAAGTGGAAAAGACTGACGCAGAAAGAGGCACGAGGGAAAATGGCGCCAAgggcagaaagaggaagacgCCTCTGAAGCTGGCCGTCAATGAAGCATCAAACGTGTCTGGAGAGGGGGAGGCGCCCAAGGGAGAGGTCGATCCCATCACAGCCACGATCAATGCGGTCCTGGCGAGCGCTTCGGCTCTCGCCGCTTCAGCGCCGAAACCCAAGAAGGCCAGAAGGAGCAAGAAGCAAGAAGGAAATGCGGCAACAACGCCCAAGCGCGAGGCGGAACCTGCTGAGCACGTCGATGAGAATGGCGACGACAGCTCCACCGCGG GCGAATCGAATAAACGGAGAGTCGCGACTGAGGAGCAGGTTCAGTTCCCGCTGCAGAACGG CTGGAAGAGGGAGATCCGCGTCAAGAAGATCGAGAGCCGCATGAAGGGAGAAACCTGGTACTACACGCCTTGTGGAAGGAGGATGAAGCAGTTCCCAGAAATAATCAAG TACTTGAAGAAGCATTCAGACAGCGTCGTCACCAGAGAGCACTTCAGCTTCAGCCCGCGGATGCCTGTTGGGGATTTctttgaagagagagaaagtccTGAG GGCATGAAGTGGGTGCTCCTGGCCAATGAGGAGATTCCGTCTATGATTATGGCCATCACCGGCCGGCGAGGTCGTCCTCCGAACCCCGACAAAGAGAAGCCTCGCCGGGTCCGCACCCTGAAGGGAGGACCGGCCCGTCGCCCCGGGAGACCTCCCAAACCCCAGATGATCGACCTCCTCAGCAAAGTTGACGCCAAGCTTCTGAAGCGTCTGGAGGCCAAGG AAGCTCTcacagaggaggaaaaggagaaacTGGCAAAAATcaagaagaaaatgaagagaaag GCGAGagtgaagagaagagaggacgccaaggttaagaagatgaaagcagagaaaaagaaagcaaag ctggagcaggaagcCAAAGTCCAGGAGGCGAAGCCGGAACCGGCCGACTCCACGGCCCCGCCGGCCACGCAGCCGGCACCGGCAGCCGCTGCGGAGCCCAGGAAGCCTGGCCGCCGGAGGTCAGTCAAGGTCGAGGCGGCTCCGCCGGTGCAGCAGACCGATGAGGAGAGGATAGCGCAGGGTAAGAGGGTGCTGGGCGCTCGGACGAAAGCCAAGGCTCTGGCCAAGGCccaggcggaggcggaggcagTAGCTCAGGCTGCCCTGGCGGCTAAGAGGGCGGCAGAGAGGAGAGTGCTGGCCCAGAGGCGTCTGGAGGAACGGAAGAGGCAACAGCTGATCgcagaggagctgaagaagccCGCCGAGGACATGTGTCTCACCGACCACAAG CTCCTGCCCGCGCTCTCCCACGTCCCTGGTGTGGTTCTCTCCGGGACGGCCTTCGCACACTGCCTGGCTGTGGTGGAGTTCCTGCACGGCTATGGAAAAGTGATTGGCCTCGACGTTCCCAAGGACGTCCCCAGTCTGGCGACCCTGCAGGACGGCCTCTTAGGCCTGGGTGACGGCGAACGACAGGTCCAGGACCTGCTGATAAAGCTGGTGGAGGCTGCGCTCCTTGATCCCGGGCTGCCATCTTATTATCAG TCGGTAAAGATTCTCGGGGATAAGCTGGTTGAGCTGCAGCTGACCCGCAACACGGTGTCGGAAGCACTCCGCATCTTCCTGGAATCCCACGGCTACGATACAGAAGTGTGCAACGCGCTGAGGACCAAAACGTTCCACGCCCTGCCCCCTGACGCCAAGGCAGCCATCCTGGCTTTCGTGGTGGAGGAGCTCAACGGCAGCAGCGTCGTGACAAA TGACATCGACAACACTTTAGAGAACATGGCGACATACAGGAAGAACAAGTGGATTATTGAGGGGAAGTTGCGCAA ACTGAAGGCGGCGCTGGCGCGTCGTACGGGACGCTCGGAAGAGGAGCTGTGTTTTGAGGAGAGGAGGCGCAGCGCCAGAGTGGCCGAGGAGGAAAACCTGAGTCTGGAGGAGAGCGGCCTCTCGGAGAGAGGCGGCCGTCGCGCACGCAGAGAAGAGCCCAAACTCGTCGAC AGCGAGAGTCCGGCCAATGCCAGCATTCCAGAACTTGAAAGGCAGATCGATAAGCTAACTAAG CGGCAGGCGTTTTTCCGCAAAAAGCTGCTGCTATCGTCTCATTCCATGCGGGCCACGCTGCTGGGCCAGGACCGCTATCGGCGGAGATACTTGGCGCTACCTCACCTGGGAGGGGTTCTGGTGGAGGGGCCAGAAGAGCTGCTGA CGTCGGGAGACGTCCTGCTCGCCGACGTTCCCGTCTACTTCCTCAAAAAGGAGCCCAAAGTGGAGGCGGCCCCGATGCCGACGACTCCCACTCCCCCTCCTACCCCTTCCTCTGTTGCCCCTGCCCAATCCCAGATCGTCTCTCCAGAGGACGACCCCCTCCCTGGCACCGCGTCCCTCATGAGCAGGcagagaggacgaggacggccTCGGAAAATCAAGCCGGAAGTAGAGCTTCACCTCCGTACGGCGAAGATCCGCCGGCGTCGACGAAGTACCGCGAGGTCCGGGGGCGACGGAGGGCCGGGCTCACCGGGCGCGGGCGTACGAGACCTCGCGCAGGTTGCTTTCCAGAGCtggctcagccaatcacaggacgggATGACCAACGGCGCGTGCTCAACAGCAGGGGACGCTCCGGAGGGCAACCGACCAGAGGAGAGCGTGAAGGAGATGGCGGAAAAGCAGGGCCAGTGGTTCAATCTGCTCCCCAAGCTACCGTGTGACGATGACTCGCTGGCTGAACCCCCCCGACCCTCCTCGCCCGGCTCGCCCCCGCACCTCCTCCCTCAGATCCCCGATCTCCCCGGACTTGCTGCTCCGCACATTCAG ccggacCCGCTCTTTCCTGGCGCATCTCCTGCTGACCCGGCCATTCAAGCGCCGCTGCAGGACgtcccccctgctcctcctccagacgccGCCGCTCCTGGTTCCACTCCACCGGCACCCCCCCAGCTTCTCCCAGCGCCCGTTGCTCCTGCCATGCCCGCGCTGAGCGCCCCCGCCAGGCCGGGCCGCAGGCGGAGGCGaggcagcaggggcagcagtCCCGCCCGCAGAGGGGCGAGGGCGTCCGCCGCCAAGCGCCGGGGTCGACCGCCTAACTCGGTGTttcaggagctggagcagcagtACTTCACGCAGCTGGTGGTCAAACCCATTCCGGCCT CGATGGTTCGTGGCTGGTGGTGGATCAAGGACCCGGAAGAACTGTACGCCACCTTACAGGCCCTCCACCCGAGGGGCGTCAGGGAGCGGGTGCTCCACAAGCATCTGGCCAAACACATGGAGAGCTTAACTGAGATGTGCACCAAGCCGATCGACG ATCCCATGTTTGAGTTgaaggcagagaagaaggaCGTGCTGCTCGCAGAACTGCAGAAGCCCTGGCAAGTGCAGGAGAAGGCCATGGAGACGGATATCGCCGTCCTCAAGTGGGTCGAGGACCTGGAGCAACGGGTCATCGCCGCTGACCTCCATCTCAAG GCACTTCCTCAGAGCGCAGTGACTGAGGCTGAAGCTAACGCAGAGACGCCGACGGCAGAGTTTCAG CCCTACACGATCCCCGACCCGGACTCCACCCGCGATGACCTCCAGTACTACGAGCACGACACCGACCCGTACGACGACTGGACCGTGCGCACTAAGAAGGAGTGGTCCGGCCTGCCGCGCGTCGCCACGCACCCCGTGGACTTGGCCACGCTGCGGTTGGCCAACCTTGAGCGAAACATCGAGAGGCGCTACCTGAAGGAGCCGCTTTGGAACCCGGCCGAAGTGATGCGCCTGGCTCCTCTGACCCCGACCCCGGGAGAGGAGCATCCCATGGATGTGATCAG TCTGGAGAGTGAGATCACTTGGCGATTACGAACATGGAGACAGGCTTTGGATCGCTGCCGCAGTGCCCCCCaagtctgtctgtgtctgctgcagctggagaaggCCATCGCTTGGGAGAGATCTGTGACCAAAGTG acttGCCAGTTTTGCAGGAAAGGAGACAACGATGATtgcctgctgctgtgtgacggctGTGATCGCGGCTGCCACATGTATTGCCTGAGGCCCAAAATCACCCAGGTGCCGGAGGGAGACTGGTTTTGTCCGACCTGCGTTGCCCAG AATGAAAGCAGTTTGCCGCGCTCGTGCAAAAAGAGAGCcagggtgaagaagaggagatacGAGGACGACAGCTCTGAAGACGAAGTGGCAACGCgacgcagcggcggcggcggcggcggcggcggcatggCAACACGGATTAAGGAGCCCCCGGCACCTTCCTCGTCTCACCGAAACTCCGGAGAAGGGAGCGCCGCTAAACGGCGCCGCATGACAACCCGCAACCAGCCTGACCTCACCTTTTGCGA GATTATTTTAATGGAGATGGAGGCTCACGCTGACGCTTGGCCCTTCCTGGAGCCCGTCAACCCCCGACTGGTGCCGGGGTACCGCCGCGTCATCAAGAGCCCCATGGACTTCCTCACCATGAGAgaccggctgctgcagggagg GTACGGCAGCTGTGAGGACTTTGCCGCAGACGCTCAGCTCGTGTTCAACAACTGCGAGCTGTTCAACGAAGACACGTCCGAGGTGGGAACGGCCGGACACGCCATGAGGCGCTTCTTCGAGAGCCGCTGGGCGGAGTTCTACTCAAACAGTGACAAATAG
- the ptges3b gene encoding prostaglandin E synthase 3b — protein sequence MLPAPAKWYDRRDFVCVEFFVADSKDVDVKIDKSKCHLSCLRGTDDVKTVNELELFEAIDESKSNHKRTDRSILFHLRKAQPGKAWPKLTKDAKPNWLGVDFCNWRDWDSDSDEETGNYDQFSDMMQGMGDENEFPPEVPEDDEDSADSDDEDLEPEEEQPTAGKIIEQQAEKGN from the exons AT GCTTCCAGCGCCTGCCAAGTGGTACGACAGGAGGGACTTCGTCTGCGTCGAGTTCTTCGTCGCAGACAGCAAAGATGTTGACGTCAAAATTGATAAATCGAAATGCCATCTCAG TTGTCTCCGAGGAACCGACGACGTCAAAACTGTGAATGAATTAGAACTTTTTGAAGCCATTGACGAAAGT AAATCCAACCATAAACGTACAGATCGCTCCATCTTGTTCCATTTACGAAAAGCACAGCCGGGGAAGGCATGGCCAAAGCTAACAAAAGATGCTAAA CCGAATTGGCTCGGCGTCGACTTCTGCAACTGGAGAGACTGGGACTCGGACTCTGACGAAGAGACAGGAAACTATGATCAATTTTCAGAT ATGATGCAAGGCATGGGGGATGAGAATGAGTTTCCTCCCGAAGTTCCAGAGGACGAT GAGGATTCCGCAGATAGCGATGATGAAGATCTCG AACCGGAGGAAGAACAACCGACTGCGGGGAAGATAATAGAACAGCAGGCGGAAAAGGGGAATTAA